A single region of the Salicibibacter cibi genome encodes:
- a CDS encoding DinB family protein — translation MLGIEEARKEVLASAENLTDDQLNREVEEGRWTIAQVLEHLYLIERGLAAPIIQKELENDDSQPARKKKPIELTVDRSVQKVEATEPFQPSNEFMTFEEIKERLSQSRAILLKALETVEDEAILSQKSAKHPAFGTMDLAQWVEFIGLHERRHLLQIEELKVEL, via the coding sequence ATGTTAGGAATTGAAGAGGCGAGAAAAGAAGTGCTGGCTAGCGCGGAAAATTTGACTGATGACCAATTGAACCGTGAAGTGGAGGAAGGACGCTGGACGATCGCGCAAGTGTTGGAGCATCTTTATTTAATAGAACGGGGATTAGCAGCTCCCATTATTCAGAAAGAACTGGAGAATGATGATAGCCAACCCGCCCGCAAAAAGAAACCGATCGAACTCACGGTGGATCGCTCCGTTCAGAAGGTAGAGGCAACGGAGCCATTTCAACCATCAAATGAATTTATGACATTCGAGGAAATAAAAGAAAGGCTTAGCCAATCGCGAGCAATATTGTTGAAGGCTTTGGAAACGGTCGAAGATGAAGCGATTTTGTCGCAAAAGTCAGCCAAGCACCCGGCGTTCGGAACGATGGATCTGGCACAATGGGTTGAATTCATCGGTTTACACGAACGCCGACATTTGCTGCAAATTGAAGAATTGAAGGTGGAGCTATAA
- a CDS encoding chromate transporter produces the protein MVYWHLFVAFLIPGVVGYGGGPASIPLIEHEVVHRYDWMSTQEFGEVLALGNALPGPIATKMAGFIGFEIAGIPGALIAIFATVAPSLAAMLLLMKFLLKYKHHPRVQQMTALIRAPIAVLLGVLAFQFFTMSWEDSGMVQTVILVGASLLLLEKFKVHPVIVIGGALVYGAVVLG, from the coding sequence ATGGTTTATTGGCATTTATTCGTCGCATTTTTAATCCCCGGTGTCGTTGGCTATGGCGGGGGACCCGCTTCCATTCCCTTGATCGAACATGAAGTCGTCCATCGGTACGACTGGATGAGCACGCAGGAATTCGGCGAGGTTCTTGCGCTCGGAAACGCCCTCCCTGGTCCAATCGCAACGAAAATGGCCGGCTTCATCGGCTTCGAAATCGCAGGAATTCCGGGCGCACTCATCGCGATTTTTGCCACGGTGGCACCCAGTCTGGCTGCCATGCTTTTGCTGATGAAATTTTTATTAAAATACAAACATCATCCACGCGTCCAACAAATGACCGCGCTCATCCGCGCTCCCATCGCCGTGTTGCTCGGGGTGCTAGCGTTTCAGTTTTTCACCATGTCATGGGAAGACTCCGGAATGGTGCAAACCGTGATACTCGTCGGCGCAAGCCTGCTGCTTTTGGAAAAATTCAAGGTGCACCCAGTAATCGTAATTGGGGGGGCGCTCGTGTACGGAGCGGTGGTGTTGGGTTAG
- a CDS encoding chromate transporter, with protein MDFRKQGHIFVAMLRANLLGYGGGPPTIPLLHKEIVGTYKWMDDEEFSDIVALANTLPGPIVTKLSGYIGHYVGGVTGMINAIIAAVFPTAILTILLVGTLVSFQDIPAVQGMTQAIAPVVGVLLIVMTYNFLKQSKQKVGFWGTFILTIVSLAVLEWLNVHPAILIVLLMAIALSRKPKAAPERKQEQKG; from the coding sequence ATGGATTTTCGAAAACAGGGGCATATTTTCGTCGCCATGTTACGGGCGAATTTGCTCGGCTATGGCGGAGGTCCGCCAACCATCCCACTGCTCCATAAAGAAATCGTGGGGACATACAAATGGATGGACGATGAAGAATTCAGCGATATCGTTGCCCTGGCGAATACATTACCCGGACCGATTGTCACAAAGTTAAGCGGCTACATCGGCCATTACGTCGGAGGCGTCACCGGTATGATTAACGCCATTATCGCGGCTGTTTTTCCGACGGCGATTCTGACTATTCTTTTGGTCGGGACGCTTGTTTCTTTTCAAGATATCCCTGCCGTGCAAGGAATGACCCAAGCGATCGCACCGGTGGTAGGCGTCTTGCTCATCGTAATGACCTATAATTTTTTAAAACAATCCAAACAGAAAGTCGGGTTTTGGGGCACGTTTATTTTAACGATTGTAAGTTTAGCCGTGCTTGAATGGCTTAATGTCCATCCTGCCATATTGATCGTTCTCTTAATGGCCATTGCGCTTAGCCGAAAGCCAAAGGCTGCACCCGAACGGAAACAAGAACAGAAAGGATAG
- a CDS encoding MBL fold metallo-hydrolase — protein MQPELGIETLRLNLPFRLNHVNVFYAEGDNGWTVIDAGLHNDETVAAWDPILRDKKVDRIFVTHYHPDHFGYVGAMQKKTGARVFMTETDAEAGKHAWTSEFLDEMRAYYNRAGIPDHQADEMRANTAEFVPRVEPLPTIDHFFREGEKVQIGKYEYEVMFTPGHSDGLIVFFNREKSVLLSTDHLLPKITPNISYWFHGDQNPLKSYLHSLKKIETLDAEYVIPSHGKPFTGANARAKEIRDHHSERLETLHSHLGEPSTVYDLCQHLFPKVLTVHETRFAIGETLAHLEYLRYGGDCKREVVHGVWYYSR, from the coding sequence ATGCAGCCAGAACTTGGAATTGAGACACTACGATTGAACTTGCCATTTCGATTGAATCACGTGAATGTATTTTATGCCGAAGGAGATAACGGTTGGACGGTGATCGACGCCGGCCTACATAATGATGAAACGGTGGCTGCTTGGGATCCTATTTTACGGGATAAAAAAGTGGATCGTATTTTCGTGACCCATTATCATCCCGACCATTTCGGTTACGTCGGTGCCATGCAGAAGAAGACCGGCGCCCGTGTATTTATGACGGAAACCGACGCTGAAGCGGGGAAACATGCATGGACGAGTGAATTTTTGGATGAGATGCGCGCATATTACAACCGCGCCGGAATTCCTGATCATCAAGCCGATGAGATGCGTGCGAATACGGCAGAGTTCGTGCCGCGCGTGGAACCGTTACCGACGATCGATCACTTTTTCCGAGAAGGGGAAAAAGTACAAATAGGGAAATACGAATATGAAGTGATGTTTACGCCCGGTCACTCCGACGGCCTCATTGTTTTTTTTAATCGCGAAAAAAGTGTTTTGCTCTCGACCGATCACTTGCTGCCGAAAATCACGCCCAACATTTCCTATTGGTTTCATGGCGATCAAAATCCGTTGAAATCGTATTTGCATTCATTGAAAAAAATCGAGACGTTAGATGCTGAATATGTCATTCCTTCCCACGGCAAACCTTTTACCGGCGCCAATGCAAGAGCGAAAGAAATTCGTGACCACCATAGCGAGCGCCTGGAAACGTTGCATAGCCATTTGGGCGAACCGTCTACGGTTTACGATCTCTGTCAGCATTTGTTTCCAAAAGTGTTGACGGTTCATGAAACAAGATTTGCTATTGGCGAAACACTCGCGCACCTCGAGTATCTTCGCTATGGAGGAGATTGTAAGCGAGAAGTAGTGCATGGTGTTTGGTATTATTCGCGTTAA
- a CDS encoding DUF779 domain-containing protein codes for MVEKVRATDETIALIRKLEKKHGPLIFHQSGGCCDGSSPMCFPKDEFRVGKSDRYLGEIGGTPFYIAKDQYEYWKHTQLIIDVVKGRGGMFSVEGPEGVRFLLRSRVFTEEERAELQLTAN; via the coding sequence ATGGTGGAAAAAGTCCGAGCCACCGATGAAACGATTGCCCTCATTCGAAAACTGGAAAAGAAACACGGCCCGCTTATTTTTCACCAATCGGGCGGTTGCTGTGACGGCAGCTCCCCGATGTGTTTTCCAAAAGATGAATTCAGGGTCGGCAAAAGCGATCGTTATCTCGGCGAGATCGGCGGCACGCCGTTTTATATTGCAAAGGATCAATATGAGTATTGGAAGCATACGCAGCTCATCATCGATGTTGTAAAAGGGCGCGGCGGCATGTTTTCCGTCGAGGGGCCGGAAGGTGTGCGTTTTCTGCTTCGATCCCGCGTGTTTACGGAAGAAGAACGAGCGGAACTGCAACTAACAGCGAATTAG
- the exaC gene encoding acetaldehyde dehydrogenase ExaC — MHYAKPGTTNAIVHFESRYGNFIGGEWVAPADGEYFENVSPVDGRVFTEIARSKEEDVDRALDAAQKAKAAWGATPVADRARILNKIADRMEENLEKLAVAETWDNGKPVREALAADIPLAIDHFRYFASVIRAQEGGISQIDEDTVAYHFHEPLGVTGQIIPWNFPLLMMSWKVAPALAAGNCTVLKPAEQTPASINIWMELVQDLLPPGVLNVVQGFGLEAGKPLAQSDKVDKVAFTGETTTGRMIMQYASENIIPVTLELGGKSPNIFFADVMDKDDGYLEKALEGFVMFALNQGEVCTCPSRALIDESIYDEFMDRALKKVKEIKGGDPLDTNTMIGAQASEEQLEKILSYFDIAKQEGAEVITGGNRKKYEGDQTEGYYVEPTIFKGHNKMRVFQEEIFGPVVSVTTFNGHDEALDIANDTLYGLGAGVWSRNMNTAYRFGRAIQSGRVWTNCFHVYPAHAAFGGYKKSGIGRENHLMMLDHYQQTKNLLVSYSEEPQGLF, encoded by the coding sequence ATGCATTACGCAAAACCGGGAACAACGAACGCAATCGTCCATTTCGAATCCCGTTACGGTAATTTTATCGGAGGGGAGTGGGTAGCCCCCGCCGATGGGGAATATTTTGAGAATGTAAGTCCGGTTGACGGCCGGGTGTTCACGGAAATTGCCCGTTCAAAAGAGGAGGACGTGGACAGGGCATTGGATGCCGCTCAAAAGGCGAAAGCAGCTTGGGGAGCGACGCCTGTCGCTGATCGCGCCCGTATTTTAAACAAAATTGCCGATCGCATGGAAGAGAATTTGGAAAAACTTGCTGTTGCGGAAACATGGGATAACGGCAAGCCGGTGCGCGAAGCACTAGCGGCCGACATTCCGCTCGCGATTGACCATTTTCGCTATTTTGCCAGTGTCATTCGTGCCCAAGAAGGCGGGATATCGCAAATTGATGAAGATACCGTTGCCTATCATTTTCATGAACCGCTCGGGGTGACCGGGCAGATTATCCCTTGGAACTTTCCGCTCCTCATGATGTCCTGGAAAGTGGCACCCGCGCTGGCAGCCGGGAATTGCACGGTTTTGAAGCCGGCGGAACAGACACCGGCATCGATCAACATTTGGATGGAGTTGGTGCAAGACCTGTTGCCGCCGGGTGTTCTCAATGTCGTGCAAGGATTTGGCTTGGAGGCCGGGAAACCATTGGCTCAAAGCGATAAAGTCGATAAAGTAGCCTTTACCGGTGAGACGACCACAGGTCGAATGATTATGCAGTACGCCTCCGAGAACATTATCCCGGTAACCCTTGAACTTGGCGGGAAGTCGCCGAATATCTTTTTTGCCGACGTCATGGATAAAGATGACGGTTATCTTGAGAAAGCGTTGGAAGGTTTCGTTATGTTTGCTCTTAACCAAGGGGAAGTTTGCACGTGTCCATCACGGGCGCTCATCGATGAATCCATTTATGATGAATTTATGGATCGTGCCTTGAAAAAAGTCAAAGAAATTAAGGGCGGCGATCCCCTCGATACGAATACGATGATCGGAGCGCAAGCGTCTGAAGAACAATTGGAAAAAATCCTTTCTTATTTTGACATCGCCAAGCAAGAAGGCGCGGAAGTGATTACCGGCGGCAACCGTAAAAAATATGAAGGCGATCAGACCGAAGGATATTACGTTGAGCCGACGATATTCAAAGGACACAATAAAATGCGTGTTTTTCAGGAAGAAATTTTCGGCCCCGTTGTTTCGGTTACGACGTTTAACGGCCACGATGAAGCTTTAGATATCGCGAACGATACGTTGTACGGCCTAGGTGCAGGTGTGTGGTCGCGCAACATGAATACGGCTTACCGTTTCGGGCGTGCCATTCAATCCGGACGCGTCTGGACGAATTGTTTCCACGTATATCCGGCGCACGCAGCATTCGGCGGTTATAAAAAATCCGGTATCGGGCGCGAGAATCATTTAATGATGCTCGATCATTATCAACAAACGAAGAATCTGCTCGTAAGCTATAGCGAGGAACCACAAGGATTGTTTTAA